ATTaatgcataataaaaaaatacaaaatcaatACCACAACAACACATATTTTTTCAATTCTACATATATCATTTATCATATCCTGTTTCATCCGTATTTTATTCGAGTAAAATAGAGCAATCCTACAAAACCCCAACCAACCTTCAAACCCTAGACACTACAATGACAACAAAACGAGTAAACCTCAACCACACTAACAACTTGCATATCATCAACCAACACTGTattgaaaattcaaggaaaaaaaaagaaggttaCCTTGAGTCTGATCACAATGTCAAAACCTTGTATTTCTGATGGAGGAGGGGAACAACGAAAAGAACCTTCAATCAGATTACTTCTTCTCTCAACTTTTTCAACCCAGCAAATACAACTCTACCGTAATGCCATTGATGAAGATGAAGTGAgagggtggaagaagaagagacgaGTGAAGTGTTTGTATTGGAGAGAAAACAGTTTTtcatgttaaataatatataaatgtcGTCAGTTTTTGCACTCAAGGGTGCCAAACCAAAACGACGACGTTTTGGAGCCCTCCAACGTGGCAAAACATCACTACATCAGCGCTTTGGCGATGACTCATCACCAGAAATATGTCCAGGGATCACTATGAGTGCTCGGAGCTCTATCTGAAAGACTACAACGAAAAATTTTGGGTCTTGAGAACTGCATTGGGTATTTACGCGAATCTCAAGGACGACTATGTGGATTTACTCCAATATTGAGCAAGAAAATTAAGAAACACTAGAAAAAGAAAACACTAGTAGGAAGAATATTTTTTTACTCAAACATTATAAATGACTCATATACAAACTCCCAttataaactttataatttttatctttatttatagtCATTCACATCTTCAACGAATAATTAGAATTAAGGACCCGTTTGGAAAATTctagaagtaatttttttttttacttttgacttatgaaaaatggtagtattaatgtctggtgcaattttcaaagccaaattgtaactttctaagaagctatttaggagcttatagagaagttaaaaaaaatgaattctctcataatacttatacttttcatcacatttctataaaataagcacttttagagttaaaaatccaaacacaaaataacttatttataagttacttttaacagagtcatttattgtttaagttattttatcaaaaggaacttaattaagttggttaccCAAACTGGACCTAAATCTAATTAAGGGTTTAGATTAAGtatctaaatttttattataaatatctaattataaaatttttttaaatattttttgattattttaccatacttttggtatttttatatatattcacactcttttaaaataatctatcactttttagagtcttttagaataatttaaagtctttcaaaactttttaaagtattctaaaatattttaaaaccattcaaaacattttcaaatGCTCTAAAATATTATACAAACACCATTAaatataacattttaaaattgaccGTGAGATAGAGCTAAAATGTACACGACAATTTTGCCCTTAAAGAAAAAacagaagatttgatttttttttgttacaatagGAGATTTGAATTTGCTTTTGAACACAAGGGTTTATTAATTGGATAAACCaccaaaaatatatttgtttataaaaatacactcaaattttgttattaataaaaatatcctcaaataatttaaaaatgcaacAAAATACTAACATTAAATACATATTCTCAAAAGATATTTTACAGGTTGAATTTTGATGTTTTGCTAGCAtgattaagaaaataatatatttttatccttaaaatttggtgaattttactaagtatatatatatttttgtcaacaaccaataattttaaaaaatgataaaaaatatataattcgcaaaaaattaccaaattttaagaataagaatatctcatttttttaatcatacttgCAAAAAACCACATCAAAGTTCAATCTTTAAgacattttttgagaaatacatatttaatattcgATATTTTTGTagcgttttaaaattatttgaggaCATTTTTGTCGATAAAAAAATTTGGGTGCATTTTGTCAACAACAAAATTATTCGAGTATATTTTTGACAGTTtaccttattattttattagttaaacTTAGCAAGTAAACCCCAAAATgttatttttgtaaatttatgtgtaatatctaataataaaaagattGTTTTTAAGAATATAAAAGTGAGAAATTagtctctaatttttttaaactgttatattagatatattattttttaaaataataaaataacaataattatgctaCATGTAaactaaaaattagttatcaaatcagctaattgtataaaatatatgtcaaaatataaaataaaaataaaaaataagttaaataatatatgtatttaaacaCAAAtacatagtaattaattttttatatgaatttttcatttttgtaatagattattttttattaataaaatgtgtaaaatatgaaaataatatgtataaaaatatacattataTGATAAATGATTTAATAGTTAATTGTAGGAATAAAGGCCCAATTTGATCCTTATCCATTTTGACGAAGGACAAGAGCcttgtttaaaaaagaaaaaaaagagacatTTCGGGtctcaacttttttattttaggataatacaatttttctattaaaaatatattaaataataagaaaaattagttttgtgggagttttatttttattttgtgggaGTTTTAAACTCGCATAAACTATTAAtaagtttatttttgaaaaattcttttatCGGTGGTGGTTAAGTGGAGAAAGACCATTACTTGAAATGatattgcagaaaaaaaaataattgcacTACGAAAgtcttttaaaggaaaaaaaatagcaTCGAACAAGAAATGAAATTAGATAACATTAATGTTGATGATATTTGTATTGATGATGGTAATAGTAGAGGAGATAACGATGGTGATAAATTCTAGtcacacaataaaaaaaatagaggtaGAAGTGATAATAATGAGAATGAAGAAGATAGTGGTAATAGTGATCATAATTGGTTATATTGTTGAAAAGAATTTTGCGGGATTTAAAGCcccacaaattacaaataaaactcTCACAAAACTAACTTTTGTTACTATTTAACCGATATTTTATCAAAGAAATCACATTAtcctaaaataaaaagttaagtaATTGTAGACAAAGGCTGGATTGAGTCTTTACTCCTAATGGTAGCATTGAGTTATTGACCCAGCATACGATACCATGCAATGACTACTTACTAGTGTTAGACCTAtacaactaaataaaaaactacCGAAGTAGCCAAAAATAAGATACTCCTATGTCTAGGTTGCTGAGATATGCAGGCAAAATTACCAGCCAAAATAAGTGCATTTGAGAATAACTATAGTTGTTCATATTGAAATTTCTGGTTATGTTGCAGTTAAGTGATTTTGTAATGGTGGTAGatgtggctttttttttttttttttatcttgctGCAAGTTttttctctgtcttttgctgcATCGAGTAAAGTATTAGGTCATCAAAATTGTGTATTCTTGATCAATCTAAactctaaaatatataaaatacacCTATGTTTCAAAGGATTCCTCTATGTTACACTTTGGACAAAGTATTAAACAGTGTGAATTTAAAACATTCCTATGTGGTTAGCTTTTTCTGGACACTACCCTAagtttcaaagtgaaatgaaggaacatgaataacaaataaacaaaacaagCAAAAACGTATTCATTGAGCACTTATACATGAATGGGACCGTGCTTTACGTTCACCCCCAAAATTTTGTTAGTCGCTTTCTATGGAAGAAAGGTGAAGATAAAACGCATGTTAAATTAAAGAAGCCAATAAAGTGTACATTAAGCACTTAGCAGCATAGTCCGAGATATTATTCTTCTCGGACATTTCAGCATTCATCACCTCATCTCCAGCTCTTCAACACCAGAATAACTTGCTTGACTTTTTCATCATAATATGGAGCCCTTAAACTAGATATAACAATGATAGCTCAATGCTGTTGATCCATATAATCTTAAAtgaccaagaaaaaaaattgaagaatcaaatataaaattatgccTACTTAAGAAAGGTATATTTAACATTCTAGTCTTAAACATTTATTTGTATCTAGATCTGCTCAtaaatccctttttttttcttttaatttcagagTGCAATAGCTTTCATCTTTTGTTACACATTCAGAAACGggttaaaagaaaatggaagctaGCAAGTTATGTCTTCATTTTGCTACGATACTTCTAGAGATCTAGGAAAAACAGGgcaaagaagaacaaagagaCACAAGACTGTTAGGAAGTACCTAACAAAATAACGTTGAAAGTCATacataaaaatgtaaaatttacaCCACCATAGCAACTATATCAACATGCTACAACGTTTCATTACcgatacaacaaaatataagatgaAAACAGAAAACTTAACGTGGTTCAATTAACCTACCATGATAGAAAGTCCTAGCTACGAGCACATATTCTATGAACAATTAAGAATTCAAGTGGCTAATACAAAGATCCTAACTGTAATCCCAACAAACAAAATACTGAAATACTTACTACTAAGACCAAACTGAATTGACAAATTAACAATTTGTTTACATGTTAAATCTCATATTGATGTGTGATATTCTGTGTAGACATGATAATGCAACCAAGGAaatattgaaaaagataaagcATTTAATATAACAGATTGGATTCAACTAGAGGaagctatatatatatttgcactttcaaaTGTTCCAGTTTTTCACATTCATAGTTGGAAGGAAAATCATAATTTAAAGCAaagccaaaataaaataaaattctctaGAAGCTTCTTCCAGCTCAATTTGTCAATCCTACACTATTTACAACAGAATTAAGTGTCTTTGTCGTGCAGTCATTctcttctaattctctttccttgttTGACATCTTTCTGAATCTGATGGCCTACAGAAAAGATCACCATTGCATTATACATGAAAAACGAATAAAAGTTAAAATCCCTCACCACAAGACTAGGCTTTAGGAGGCAAGACAGTGTGATCAATGATTTCCTAAGTATTGATAAATTCCAATTTCACCATCCATAGACAAAAGTGGCATTTGATTGGAACTTGATGCATAATGCATATTACTCATTACTTATTCATTAGTCACAATGCAATGAAAACTAACAGGAATAGCTTGGTGCAAAGCATAGGAGAATAGTTACATACCGATTATCCTTATCCTTAATGTCAGTAGGGAGTGGCAAGAGACTCTCTGTATACACAGTAGAGGTTTCACGGAAGGGAAACTGACAAGGAAGTTTTTTAATATGCTCGAGGAGGTCTCCTCTGACATTATATATGAAGCACCCTACTTTACGAGAGAAAATAGAAGCTGTTCCAATAATATCACCATTACTGGATAAGCACAAAGGCTGGAAGTTTCCACAAGGAATCTGATAGAGAGTCCAAGATGAATGCACTTTATATTCTTTCATCACCCATATGTGAGTGTTATAGCAGTAGCTATCATTATTGAGATAATACTTATTGAGATAATACAAGGCTAGGCAGCCTCCTAGTAAGGCGAGACTTGAATAGTAGCATTCACTCATTGCAGGTTGTTCCGGGGCAGATATCATTGAGAAAGTCCTCTCCTTCAGATCAAAGATAAGAATAGCATCCCTGTAAGATTTAAGAGACGAAGGCAGCCAATGAATAGCACCATTCAAGAGCAATCCATGAGGTTGCCACTCCATAAGACCCGATGATTTGGGGAGTGCAGCATCAAGATTAATCCATGAATTGGTTCTCAAGGAAAAGCAATCAAAGTGATAATGGTCATCCTTATCCTGCCAAGCTATAACAACTAAGTAGTCATCCCGTGAAACATCATAACCAAATCCATAGAGATGGAACTTCTTGGGAAGGCTAACGCCCTTGTGCTTACGACGAGAACCAATATGAGAGTAGGATAGTCTTTTATTGGATCCAGTCAGTGGGTTCCATACCACAAGAAAATTTAGGTTTCCATGTAAGAGAACATAGCCTCTGCACGATCCCAGGACCTTAAAATCACAAACTAAGTTTTTATTCTTGAAAGGGGGATACACCTTTTTTATGCGCGATGCATCATTGTCGTCAATAAATAGTGCCCAGTAAGCCTGAGTGTAGTTTATTGTGAAGATGAATGCTTTGGTGGCTGCGGGAGAGTACTGAAAATGCAATTCCGCAAAATGTGGATCGGAAATAAGAGAATACCAGAGCTTCGAAACGCACTTGAGGCGAACGAGATGTTTGGCCGGCACTCTCAGAAAGATTGTGTGAATCAGGTCATGAGGGAGGATGTCGTGAATGCTCTTCTGCTTCTTCTCCATGCTCGACGCCTCTTTGGCTTTGTTCTTCTATTTAGGTTAAAACTTAAAACACGGGATTATTAGTTAAAACTTAAGGTATTAAATAGTTATTTCGGTGCCattattttaataagaaaatttttttaataaaaaaatatattttttcattttttaacatatttgataaatttttagtagtaaaaataaaaatactagaaaaattaaaaaaatatcttttttgagaagctgtaatttatatcttttttaaaagatattttttttaaaaaagatgttttttatataataaataaacaaaaaaatacttttatattattattcccaaatataattgatagataaaaatatctttttacatgagatatccaaatataaaattacttttattttttcataagatattttaaaaaaacataactaaaaaaagatcttttttaaaaactcacccaaacaagtTCTAACCCCAAATTGTTATTTTGTAAATTTatggataataataaaaaaattggttttttagGATATAAAAGTGAGAAATTAGTCTctcattttttaaacttttatattagatatattgcttttcaaaaacaataataagtatattatgtatatactaaatcatttattaaattaattatttaaataaaatacatattaaaatataaaataaatattaaaaaattaaaaaatacgtgtatttatatacaaatatgtcATAACTAATTTAGTGACTATTTTTTATATTCGATTAGCATTTTTGTTACACAAATTTAGTctctaatctttttaaaattatggtgattaattttgttttttattctatttatattctAAAATCATGTTCAAAATATGATATTATAACTTATATCTTTTTAAAGTGTGTTTAAGTAGTTCTAGTAAATACCTCTGTTATGAAATTGTATGAGTATTattaagatattaaaaaaaaatttaaaaattattttgtatcttttagtatatttgaaaaaattttaatagaaaacataaaaatatttaaaaaataaaaaaatattattttttagaaattataattcatGTGTAAAAAATTTTTGTACTTTATTTATGTACAGAATATTTTAAAAAGGCAATACTGAATTTCTTCTTGCACACTTTTAGCACATAGAAAATTAACCAGAAAACTAAAATAGAAAACtgaaatagaaatctgaattaAAAATCTACAGCTTATACATTCAAAAATCAATGAAATAATATTGTAAAGAATACATGCAAATTAACCATTTTAAAGTGCAGTTCACATCACAAATCTCATATGGAGATGTGATATTCTGTATAGAAAATATACCAATTATTACATTGTTTCTACCAACCACAACATAGAATAAAAAGGCAATTAATTATGTAAACCCTTTATAATCATCTAAACAGACGGGTTAGTACTAAGAAAACAAAACTAGTAACTTAATGATAGATAACTCATGAATCATGATAatgcagcaaaagaaaaaaaattacacagataaaaaataaaaagcaaacgAAAATTTTCAACATATATAGAAGACGAAAAATAAAACAGATAATATAAGAAATATTACTATCAGATTAAACTCAAGATATATTGGATTAACAAGATGTACTTAAACTCTATTTTCAATTTTCAGATGTTCTTTAGTTATTTTCCCTTCATATTTGGAAAGAAGATCATAATTCAAAGCAAAACTTGAGTTTCTTGAAGCTTCTTCCCACTCAACTTGCGAACCCTTAGTTTTATTTACAGCAAAATCACATGTCTAAATTGTTCAATTGAATGTTAGCTCCTgattctctttctcttatttatgGAATCACTTGTGCATGCTGCTAAATCTAAGTGTTAACTGGAGGGAGTAATCAATGAGAAAATACATTTATGTATAGTAATAGCCAGTTCAGCACAATATAGCCTGTGAAAGATTTTCATGGCTAAAATTTCTGATGCTAATTCTGCTTCTCCTCAAAATTATTCACTATGTATTTTACTCCcaatagtttaaaattaaattagatacaagattaataaaataagcacACATTGCTCTATAAAATAGAGGCAAACAAGAATTTTATAAGAGACTCTATACTTTACATCTTAAGTCTGCATGAAACACGTATTATCTCAAAAAGAATCTACATTTAAAAAGTTTTGGACTGGGTTCATAAGATTTTGACATGATAAAATCTGAAGCTAAATTAACATTAGACAACAAAATGAATAAATGAAGAAAAAAGTACTTCATCTTTGTATCAAAATAGAGAGACATGAGACTATGAGAGTGCATGCAAAACTATTTATAGGAGTACTTATCCTTTCAAAACATGTTCAAATAAGCCCCTCTGCCACCAATGCCGTGGATAACTGGTTTGACATACAAGGTGCAGCAAGTTTATATAGTCAAAATAAAACAACCCTCATATATACTGTAATTTTTTGTTTCTGGGTTGGCATCATCCAGTGAACTTCTAAAAACAACCACGCTAAAGATAAAGACTAAAAGAAGAAGTATATCATGTAATCTGCAAAATAAATCCTATAAAGTTTTGCATAACCAACCAAGAAATATTACTATTAGATTTGATTCAAAAGATATATTGGACTTAAAAAGAAACTAAACTTCATTCGCACTTTTCAAATGTTCTCCCCAAGTGGGTGTTGGCTCCTCATTCTCTTTCTCTGTTTGAATCTTTGGTGATGCTAAACTTGATGGTGAACTTGATAGCCTGCAAAAACGCAGAACTGGTAAAAGTCAAAGCTTTAGACATGAAAAATATCTAAACTTAGTAACCCGATAGGAAGCAAGACAATGATTAATGATTCCCTAAGCATtgataaattcaaatttcaatatccATGGACTAAAGTGACATTTGATTACAACTTGATGCATAATGCATATTACACATTACTTATTCATTAATCACAATGCAATGCAAACTAACAAAAATAGCTTGGTGGAAAGCATATAGGAGAATAGTTACATACAGTtttccttccttttcttcttaTCCTTA
The sequence above is drawn from the Arachis hypogaea cultivar Tifrunner chromosome 4, arahy.Tifrunner.gnm2.J5K5, whole genome shotgun sequence genome and encodes:
- the LOC112744752 gene encoding F-box/kelch-repeat protein At3g23880-like, with translation MEKKQKSIHDILPHDLIHTIFLRVPAKHLVRLKCVSKLWYSLISDPHFAELHFQYSPAATKAFIFTINYTQAYWALFIDDNDASRIKKVYPPFKNKNLVCDFKVLGSCRGYVLLHGNLNFLVVWNPLTGSNKRLSYSHIGSRRKHKGVSLPKKFHLYGFGYDVSRDDYLVVIAWQDKDDHYHFDCFSLRTNSWINLDAALPKSSGLMEWQPHGLLLNGAIHWLPSSLKSYRDAILIFDLKERTFSMISAPEQPAMSECYYSSLALLGGCLALYYLNKYYLNNDSYCYNTHIWVMKEYKVHSSWTLYQIPCGNFQPLCLSSNGDIIGTASIFSRKVGCFIYNVRGDLLEHIKKLPCQFPFRETSTVYTESLLPLPTDIKDKDNRPSDSERCQTRKEN